A region from the Bradyrhizobium sp. CCBAU 53340 genome encodes:
- a CDS encoding bifunctional 2-polyprenyl-6-hydroxyphenol methylase/3-demethylubiquinol 3-O-methyltransferase UbiG, whose product MAQNIYDNPDFFAGYSQLPRQIRGLDGAPEWPSIRAILPAIFGKRVLDLGCGLGWTSRWMRKQGANSVLGLDLSENMISRAKADTNDPEIKYRIADLETVELPPAAFDLAYSALTFHYIRDFSRLARMVHQALTPGGHIVFTIEHPIFMAAVHPHWIADEDGRKTWPVNCYSIEGERQTDWFAKGVIKYHRTIGTTLNTLIRAGFRILAVEEFAPSPEQITQTPELEEELERPMMLLVSAQR is encoded by the coding sequence ATGGCACAGAATATCTACGACAATCCCGATTTCTTCGCCGGTTACAGCCAGCTTCCGAGACAAATTCGCGGTCTGGACGGTGCGCCTGAATGGCCCTCCATACGCGCGATTTTGCCAGCGATTTTCGGCAAGCGCGTCCTCGATTTGGGGTGCGGCCTTGGTTGGACGTCGCGCTGGATGCGCAAGCAAGGCGCAAACTCGGTGCTCGGCCTGGACCTCTCCGAAAACATGATCAGCCGGGCAAAGGCGGATACCAACGATCCAGAAATTAAATACCGGATTGCAGACCTGGAGACAGTGGAGTTGCCGCCGGCAGCCTTCGATCTCGCTTATAGTGCACTCACCTTTCACTATATCAGGGACTTCAGCCGTCTCGCGCGCATGGTCCACCAAGCGCTCACGCCCGGCGGGCATATCGTATTCACCATCGAGCATCCGATCTTTATGGCAGCGGTCCATCCGCATTGGATCGCCGACGAGGACGGGCGCAAGACTTGGCCAGTCAATTGCTATTCGATCGAGGGTGAGCGCCAGACTGACTGGTTTGCGAAAGGCGTAATCAAATATCACCGGACCATCGGCACGACGCTTAACACCTTGATCCGTGCTGGCTTCCGGATCTTAGCCGTCGAAGAGTTTGCCCCGTCCCCCGAGCAGATCACACAAACGCCAGAGCTGGAAGAAGAGTTGGAGCGACCGATGATGCTTCTGGTTTCCGCGCAACGGTAG
- a CDS encoding asparaginase encodes MSLPLVYVLTTGGTIAGKGDSSVRPADYEVGLLTGNDLVQAIPELAQLADTRVIEIANIGSQDISFGHWKKLAETANGLLSSKEENIAGIVVTHGTDTLEETAYFLNLTMKSDKPVVLVGSQRPPTAMSTDGPYNLYSAVRVAIQPEAAGKGTLVVMNEQINAAREVVKTSTFRLEAFKSGDFGLLGYVDTDRIVFYRAPVRRHGNNSEFDIKNINELPTVHIVYSYADAPGTPIRDALASGAKGVVIAGAGAGTLSQNEKAAVAAYRKTGGEAIIMRSSRTERARH; translated from the coding sequence ATGTCACTACCATTAGTATATGTATTGACGACTGGCGGCACGATCGCGGGCAAGGGCGACTCGTCGGTTCGCCCTGCCGACTACGAGGTCGGTCTTCTTACCGGCAATGACCTCGTTCAGGCCATCCCCGAACTCGCTCAGTTAGCGGACACACGGGTCATCGAGATTGCGAACATTGGCAGTCAAGACATTTCGTTCGGTCATTGGAAAAAGTTAGCTGAGACTGCAAACGGTCTTCTCAGTTCTAAAGAAGAGAACATTGCGGGCATTGTGGTTACCCACGGAACCGATACCCTGGAGGAGACAGCCTACTTTCTGAATTTAACGATGAAATCGGACAAGCCGGTGGTCCTGGTCGGATCGCAGCGTCCCCCAACTGCAATGAGTACGGATGGACCCTACAATCTCTACAGTGCAGTTCGCGTTGCCATTCAGCCAGAGGCGGCAGGCAAGGGAACTCTGGTGGTCATGAACGAGCAGATCAACGCTGCTCGCGAGGTTGTCAAGACCAGCACCTTCCGGCTAGAGGCCTTTAAGTCGGGAGACTTTGGCCTTCTAGGCTATGTCGATACGGATAGGATTGTTTTCTATCGGGCACCTGTCCGTCGTCATGGCAACAACTCTGAATTTGATATCAAGAACATCAACGAGTTGCCGACGGTGCATATTGTTTACTCCTACGCCGATGCACCGGGAACACCGATCCGGGATGCTCTCGCTTCGGGCGCGAAAGGAGTTGTCATTGCCGGCGCGGGTGCCGGGACCCTATCCCAAAATGAGAAGGCGGCCGTCGCGGCTTATCGTAAGACAGGTGGTGAAGCCATCATCATGCGTTCCAGCCGCACTGAACGGGCGCGTCATTGA
- a CDS encoding extracellular solute-binding protein, which translates to MTWWTTPPQGAQLFHSGEIDIMPTFSNRAYQLIAQGDGLAICWNQAFYNSYGWVIPKGNPKAELTRRLIVFSLEPESQAARCAKIGAGPSNVNAYQFMSKDVSR; encoded by the coding sequence GTGACTTGGTGGACGACTCCGCCACAAGGCGCTCAGCTGTTCCACAGTGGCGAGATCGATATTATGCCAACTTTTTCGAACCGGGCCTATCAATTGATCGCGCAAGGGGATGGGCTGGCGATTTGCTGGAATCAGGCATTTTACAACTCTTATGGCTGGGTCATCCCGAAAGGTAATCCCAAAGCCGAGCTGACTCGACGTCTCATCGTTTTCTCGCTGGAACCAGAGAGTCAGGCAGCTCGTTGCGCCAAGATCGGTGCCGGACCGTCTAATGTGAACGCATATCAGTTTATGAGCAAAGACGTCAGTCGATAA
- a CDS encoding aminotransferase class I/II-fold pyridoxal phosphate-dependent enzyme: MMRLAEMSADELQQMLRHVRAEYDAIRARKLKLNIARGRPGEEQLDLSNELLSLPKPDDWITEAGDDARNYGGDPKGLVELRRIFAPILDVPVEQVVVGGNSSLAIMHDVIVWALLKGVTAIATPWMKQGRIAFLSPVPGYELHHNMCIEYGIDLIPVPVTPKGPDMKVVEHHVRDPRVKGMWCVPTYANPTGEIWSDEVIDRLAAMEAAATDFRLFWDDAYVVHHLADNSKPAKRILPACAAAGNADRPLMFWSTSKITFATAGIGFFAASPANVRWFLDCAKRRGAGQDKLNQLRHARFLKDAGGVTRHMKRHRAILAPKFSAVLQAFERRLAGKGAAVWTRPEGGYFISVDTIAGAAQRAVRLAGDAGISLTAAGSTFPNGHDPKDSNIRIAPSFASLEDVRIAAEAIAISILLAAVEKQLGINDND; this comes from the coding sequence ATGATGCGGCTTGCCGAGATGAGCGCCGACGAACTTCAGCAGATGCTCCGCCACGTGAGGGCGGAATACGATGCTATTCGCGCGCGCAAATTGAAGCTGAACATCGCGCGCGGGCGCCCGGGAGAAGAGCAGCTCGATCTGTCGAACGAACTGCTTTCGCTACCGAAACCCGATGATTGGATCACGGAAGCTGGGGACGATGCACGAAATTACGGGGGCGATCCGAAGGGACTTGTCGAACTCCGCCGCATATTCGCTCCCATCCTAGACGTTCCAGTGGAGCAAGTCGTGGTAGGAGGTAACTCCAGCCTTGCGATCATGCATGATGTAATTGTGTGGGCTCTTCTAAAGGGTGTGACAGCAATTGCGACCCCTTGGATGAAACAGGGAAGAATCGCGTTCCTTAGCCCCGTGCCTGGTTATGAACTGCATCATAACATGTGCATCGAGTATGGCATCGATCTGATTCCGGTCCCTGTCACGCCCAAGGGGCCAGACATGAAGGTGGTGGAGCATCATGTGCGGGATCCACGTGTGAAGGGCATGTGGTGCGTGCCGACTTATGCCAATCCGACGGGCGAAATATGGTCCGATGAAGTAATTGATCGACTGGCTGCGATGGAGGCTGCGGCCACAGATTTTCGGCTCTTCTGGGACGATGCGTATGTCGTCCATCACTTAGCCGATAACAGCAAGCCAGCTAAACGGATCTTGCCTGCTTGCGCGGCCGCCGGGAATGCGGATCGACCGCTTATGTTCTGGTCTACCTCAAAGATTACCTTCGCCACAGCCGGTATCGGCTTCTTCGCAGCTTCTCCCGCGAACGTTCGTTGGTTTCTTGACTGCGCCAAGCGGCGTGGAGCTGGTCAAGACAAGCTTAATCAACTTCGTCACGCGCGTTTCCTCAAGGACGCAGGGGGCGTGACACGACACATGAAAAGACACCGCGCTATTCTTGCTCCCAAGTTTTCCGCAGTGCTCCAAGCGTTCGAAAGACGTCTCGCAGGCAAAGGTGCTGCCGTCTGGACTCGGCCTGAGGGCGGTTATTTCATCAGCGTCGATACTATTGCAGGCGCAGCGCAACGAGCTGTCAGGCTGGCGGGCGACGCGGGAATCTCTCTCACTGCAGCAGGATCGACTTTTCCAAACGGGCATGATCCCAAGGACAGCAATATCCGCATTGCGCCAAGTTTTGCATCGTTGGAAGACGTGCGGATTGCAGCTGAGGCAATTGCAATCTCAATTCTGCTGGCG